Within the Paracoccus everestensis genome, the region CCCTGATGCAGGACGGCCATGCCATTGTCGAAACCGACATGACCGATATCGGAACCGGCACCTATACGATTCTGGGCCAGCTTGCCGCCGAGATGCTGGGCCTGCCCCCCGACCGGGTCGAGGTCCGGCTGGGCGATACGGATTTTCCGCCGGCCTCGGGGTCGGGCGGATCCTTTGGCGCGGCGTCCAGCGGAAATTCGGTGTATCTTGCCTGCGAGGAGATCCGCACGAAAATTGCCAAAGCGATGCGCTGCGACGAAGGTGATCTGACCCTGCACAATGGCATGGCCCGGGCAGGGAACGTATCAAAGCCCCTATCCGACCTGATCAAGGGCCAGATCGTCGCCGAGGGTCACCTGCAGCCCGGCAAGACCGAAAAGTCCCATCGTCAGGCCACCTGGGGCAGCCACTGGGCCGAGGTCGCCGTGAACCGCTGGACCGGAGAGGTGCGGGTCCGCCGCATGATGGGCGTCTTTGCCTGCGGGCGGGTGCTGAACGAAAAGACCGCCCGGTCGCAATGCCTGGGCGGCATGACCTTCGGCATCGGCATCGCCCTGACCGAGGCCCTTGAACACGACCCCCGCGACGGCCATGCCGTAAGCCGCGACCTGGCGGAATACCACATCCCCACCCATGCGGACGTCCCTGCGCTGGAGGTGCATTTCCTGCCGGAACGCGATGCCTATGTCGGGCCGCTGCAGGCCAAGGGCTTGGGGGAACTGGGCATCTGCGGGGCGGGTGCTGCGGTGCTGAACGCCATCCGCAATGCTTGTGGCGTCCGGGTGCGCCAGCTTCCGGCAACACCGGACAAGATCATCGCGGGGCTGGAGGGATGATGCAGACCGCAGCCCTTCCGGCGGCAGATGATGCGGTCGGCGATCCGCTGGCCGCAGCACTGGGTTGCGACCATCCGGTTCTGGCGATCATCACCGCAATCACCGGACCCTCCTATCGCCCGCTGGGCGAGATAATGGCCTTTTGCGGCGACCTGCATATCGGATCGCTAAGTTCCGGCTGTATCGAGACGGACGTGGCCCGCCATGCCCGCGCGGCGCTGCGTGACGGCCCCACCCGTCTGCATTATGGCGAGGGTTCCCCCTGGTTCGACCTGCGCCTGCCCTGCGGCGGCGGGCTGGAGGTCACCTTGATCCCCCATCCCAGCCCTGCCCTGCTTGCCGATGTTGCCGCAGCGCGTGCGGCCCGGCGACATATCGCACTATGCATTACCCCGGATCTGCACCTGCAACGCTGCGACCCAGGACCGACAGGTCCGATGCCGGACGGTTTCCGCATCGCCCTGACGCCCCCGCCGCGCTTCCTGATCTTCGGCCAAGGCCCCGAGGCGTCGATCTTTGCCAATCTGGTCCGGGCGGCAGGCTATCCTCATCTGGTCCTGGCCCCTGACCGCCAAACCCTGTCGCAGGCCGAGGCTCGGGGTTCCCCCACCCGCCTGCTGCATTGGCCTGCCCTGCCCGCGGACCTGGACATCGACGACCGCAGCGCCGTCGTGCTGTTCTTCCACGATCACGACTGGGAACCACCCATCCTGGCCCGCGCGCTGAATTCCCCTGCCTTTTACATCGGCGCCCAAGGGTCGCGGCGCGCCCGCGAAACCCGCATGGACCGCTTGCGTCAGCTTGGCGTCACAAACGGCTTGGATCGCCTGCATGGTCCGATCGGCTTGATCGGCTCAGCCCGCGATCCCCGCGTGCTGGCGGTGTCTGTCTTGGCCGAGGTTCTGGGACAGGCGTCTTGACCACGGTCGTGCTGCTGGCCGCAGGGGCATCGCGCCGGTTCGGCACCGCTTGCAAATTGCAGTACCTGTACCGCGGAAAGCCTTTGGTTCGTCATGCAGCGGAAGCGATCCTTGCAACCAGTTTTCCAGCCCTGGCTGTAACCGCAGATCCGGCAGTCGAGGCTTTGTTACCGGAATTTCGGATTATCCGCAGTATCGGCCTCCAATCACACTCTTTGCAAGCAGGCTTGGCCGAGGTAAGGGATGATTGCGCCTTGGTGGTCCTGGGCGATATGCCCCATATCGATGCCGCTCTGTTGCGCTGCATTGCCGCATCGCCGGCGCCTGCTGCGGCAAGCGATGATGACCGCATTACACCGCCAGCCAGCATCCCGCGAACCTTGTTTGCCGATATCGCACGTTTGTCAGGCGACCAAGGTGCCGCATCGGTCCTACGGACCCGAAACGACCTTTGTCGCATCCCTGTCCCCACGGGAACCTTGGCGGATATAGATACCCAAGAAGATATCTTTTTATTTCAATAGTTTGCCTTGATCCTATCGACCCAGAAGCTGGCAAAGCCGGTCAAGTTCCTCAAGGTCTCGATACCCGATCGTGACGGTTCCGCCCCCATTGGATCCGTGGTCGATGGTCACGGACATTTTCAACTGGGCAGACAGATCCGCTTCCAAGGCCCGAGTATCGGCATCCTTATTGGCTTTCCTGCTCGCTTTAGCATTGGGGCTATCCGTAGTGGCCTTGCCTTGCTTTCGCACAAGATCTTCGGTTTCACGCACAGACAATGTGTTGTCGATCACCCGCCGAGCCAAGGCCAAGGGGTTATCCGCTGTAATCAAGGCGCGGGCATGACCAGCCGTTAGCTTGCCATCCTTGACGTAGTCCTGGATCTGATCAGGCAGGCTCAGCAGCCGCAGCAAATTGGCGATATGGCTGCGGCTTTTGTTCAAGGCCTCGGCCAGTTTCTCCTGCGTATGGCCGAACCGGTCCATCAACTGGCGAAAGGAGGCGGCTTCCTCGATGGCGTTCAGATCCGCACGCTGAATGTTTTCGATAATGGCGACTTCCAGAACCTCGGTGTCCGACAACTCTCGGATGATGACCGGCAGTTCGTGCAATTGCGCCATCTGCGCCGCACGCCAGCGGCGTTCACCGGCGACGATCTGAAAAAGACTGTCATCCTGGGGGTGCTTGCGCACGATCAACGGCTGCAAGACTCCTCGCTGACGCAATGAGTCCGCCAGTTCCAGCAATGCCCCATTGTCGAAGTGTCGCCGAGGCTGGTCAGGGTTCGCAGTGATCTGCTCGATAGGAACCATCGTGCGGTCCTTGACCGGCTTCGCCTCGGCCGGTCCATCCAAGTCCAGATCGGCCATCAGGGCCGACAAACCGCGGCCCAAACCACGCTTGGCAAGTTTGCTGTCGGACATCAGGCTTCCTCCTTGGCCAGTTTCAGGCGCACTGCGAATTCAGCCGCGAACTGACGATAGGCGGCGCTTCCCTTGGATGAGGGATCATACAACAACACCGGCTGCGCGAAGGAAGGCGCCTCGGACACACGCACGTTGCGCGGAATAACCGTGGTAAAAACCAGATCACCCAAGGTGGCGCGAGCATCAGCCTCGACTTGTTGCGACAGGTTGTTGCGGTAATCAGACATGGTCAACAGGACGCCATTCACGCGGAGGTTTGGATTGCCGCCTTGCCGGACGTGCTTGACCGTGGACAGCAGCTGGGAAAGACCTTCAAGAGCATAGAATTCCGCCTGCAACGGCACCAGCACGGCATCGGCGGCAACCATGGCATTGACGGTCAACAAACCCAAAGCCGGCGGGCAGTCGATCAGAACAATGCTGTCACTTGCTGCCTGATCCAACTTGCGCTTCAAAAGACGCGTACGATCCTTGACCTGCGACAAGTCCACATCGGCCGAGGACAGATCCGAGGTGGCAGGCACTATGGACAGGTTCGGGATGTCGGTGTCAATACTGCAGTCAGTCACCGAATCCGTGCCAGCCAGCAGATCATACACCGTCTTGTGTCGTTGTTCGACATTGATCCCCAAGCCAGTCGAGGCATTGCCTTGCGGATCCAAGTCGATCAGGATGGTCCGATGCCCATCCATGGCCAAGGCCGCGCCCAAATTGATGGCTGTTGTGGTCTTCCCCACCCCACCTTTCTGGTTTGCAATGGCAACGACGCTATGCGCCATGTGTGACCCCGCTTATTTCCAGTATCGCCGCACCATCCTGCGTTTGGCTCGGGTGGGCGGTATAGTCGAAGGACCAAGCCTTCATGGCTTCTTCCACCTCGGTCCGCCAATGACGGCCTTTCATTAAAAAAGCCGCTCCAGAGGGTGCAAGGTGAAGATCAAGATATGCCATAAGCTCACCAAGAGGAGCAAGAGCGCGCGCACTGACATATTCAGCATTCAGCGGAGGCACCGCGTCGATTCTTTGAGACAGTACGGTTACCTTGGTCAATTCGGTTTCACGAACAACGGCACGCAAAAACGCAGCCTTTCGTTGATCACTCTCAACCAGAATAAATTTGGTCGCTCTGTCTGCGAAGGCAATTGCTATGATCAACCCGGGCAGGCCCCCACCACTTCCCAAGTCGGCCCAAACGCCTCCTTCAGGATTTGCGAGATGTGTCAGTTGCAATGAGTCTTTGATGTGTCGAGCTTCAAGATCATTTAGAGTTGAAGGGGCTACCAAATTGATGCGAGGATTCCACCGCTGCAGCATGGATTTGTAAACTTCCAAGCGCCCGGTTGTTTCACGTGAAACAGTCATGCCTGCTTTCTGGCCGATATGCGAGTAGCTGTAAGCAGCAGGGTCAAGGCGGCGGGTGTCATGCCTTCAATTTTTGCAGCAGCAGCCAGGGTCGCAGGTCGGATTGCCATCAGCTTAGCGGTAAGTTCACCCGACAATCCAGATAATATAGAGTAATCAAAGTCGTACGGAAGGTGAACTCCTTCGTCGTTGCGGAGCAAATCCGCATCCCTCGCCTGCCTGTCTGTGTATCTATGATACAAGGCATCGTTTCTGATTTGCTGCAGGGTCTCCGGTTGAATCCGGGACAATGGCGGGAAAACCGCCATTAACTTTTCCAAAGAAATGTCAGTCTGACCCAAAAGACTGAAAACAGACCGCTGTTGTCCATCCTGGCTGACCGTGATGCCAGCTTTCGTCAATGTAGTCGGGGCAAAGGTTGCTGCCTCCATTTCTGATCTTGCTGTGTCATAGCGAGTTTGGCGCTCTTCAAAGGCAACGCGCCTTTCCTCCCCCACGCACCCCAGTTTCAGGCCCTGTCCCGTCAGCCTCTGATCAGCATTGTCTGCACGCAGCGTTAGCCTGAATTCTGCACGTGATGTAAACATCCGGTACGGCTCGGTCACGCCCTTTGATGTCAGGTCATCAATCATGACTCCAATATAGCTTTTGGTGCGGCTAAAAACTGCAAGCTCCCGGTCTTGCGCCGCATATGCAGCATTTAGCCCCGCCACCAGCCCCTGCGCAGCGGCTTCTTCATATCCGGTGGTGCCATTGATCTGCCCTGCAAGATAAAGACCAGTGACACTCTTTATGCTTAGAGTCGCCGTTAAGGCCCGTGGATCAACATAATCATATTCGACTGCGTAGCCTGGTTGCAGGATATCTGCACGTTCCAAGCCTCTTATGGAACGTACAAAATCCAATTGCACATCCGCAGGAAGCGAAGTGGAAACCCCGTTTGGATACACCGTGTCGTCATTTAGGCCTTCCGGCTCAAGGAAAATCTGATGTGAATCCTTGTCTGCGAAACGAATCACCTTGTCTTCTATTGAAGGACAGTAACGAGGGCCCGTGCCAGAGATGTGTCCACCGTACATTGCGGAACGAGACAAGTTTTTGGTAATGATGTCGTGGGTGCGCTGATTGGTATGCGTAATTCCGCAAGCAATTTGGGGCGTTGCAAGAGTCCGGCTTAGATAAGAAAAAAGTAAAGGGTCACTGTCTCCCCATTGTTTTTCAAGACTATTCCAGTCAATTGTCCGACCAGCTAAGCGTGGGGGTGTGCCAGTCTTGAGGCGGCCAAGAGGCAGGTCAAAGCGCATCAAGGATTGTGCCAGGCTGTTTGACGCCTGATCACCCCAACGTCCTGCCGGTCGGCTGACATCTCCAATGTGGATTGTTCCATTCAAGAAGGTACCCGTTGTAAGGACCACCGAATGTGCAAAGAGAACAGTGCCGTCTGCCAGTTTAATACCAGTAATTTTGTCGTCTGTCCCGACAAGCGACGCAACCTCCGAAAAAACCAATTTAAGATTTGGCTGGCGCGAGATAGTCGCAAAGGCAGCTCTACGATATAGATGACGATCCATCTGCGCACGCGGGCCCTGCACCGCGGGTCCTTTTTTTCGATTAAGAAGTCTAAACTGAATTCCCGCTTGGTCAGCCAGCCGCCCCATCAGACCGTCCAAGGCATCGACCTCCCTGACCAAATGACCCTTACCCAGGCCACCAATGGCCGGGTTGCAGGATAAAGTGCCGATGTCTTCACGGCGCATCGTAACGAGAACTGTGCTTGCGCCGACTCGTGCCGAGGCGGCCGCTGCTTCCAAGCCAGCGTGCCCTGCGCCAATAACTATCACGTCATATTGTTTCACGTGAAACACCTATTTCCCAATGCAGAAGGACGTAAAGATAACATCCAAGTAATCCTCAGCACCGATTCTGCCAAGTAAACGATCCAGTGAAACGGCAGACTGCCGGATGTTTTCCGCCAAAAGCTCGGGTGGAAGGTCATCAACGCCTGTCATTGCTGTGACTGCCTCTATCAAGGCGGTGACCTGTCGTTGATGACTAACCAGACCAGCGTTAGAAGTGCGGTCCGAAAGCGTTTCAAAGATTTTGTCAAGCAACAAGTCAAGCCCCTGACCTGTCAGAGCAGATACAGACAAACCCTTCCTAATTGAATTGAAATCAGACTTGCTGGCAACTGCCAGGTCGCCGTCTTGCCACAATATCGTATCAATTTCCCCATTGGGAGAAAGATGCACCCGCAGATCCGCCGCACTCGCTCTTTCGCGTGCGCGGACAATTCCGAGGCTTTCGACGTGATCCTGAACATCTCGAAGCCCCGCCGTATCCAACAAGGTCACTGCCAGCCCGCGCAGATCAATCCGCAGTTCAATGATATCTCGGGTCGTCCCGGCCACATCCGATACCAAAGCTACCTCTCGCCGAGCAATTCGATTGATCAGGCTGGATTTTCCGGCGTTGGGCGGACCAATGATCGCCACCTCGAAGCCATTGCGGATACGTTCTGCAGCGGAATAGCCTTGGATCTGCTCCTCCAGTTCCCGCCGAAAGGTGGCAAGCAGATCGAACACCTCGACTGGGACGTCTTCAGGAACGTCTTCATCGGCAAAATCAACGCTGCTTTCGACCAAGGCACCAGCCCGGATCAGCAAGGAACGCCATCCATCCGCCTTACGGGCCAGCTCGCCTTGGCTCATCCGAAGTGCCAGACGACGCTGCGATTCAGTTTCGGCGGCAAGAAGATCGCCCAAACCCTCGACTTCGGACAGATCCATCTTGCCATTCAGGAAGGCTCGGCGTGTGAATTCTCCGGCTTCTGCCAAGCGTAATCCCTGACTTGCAAGGACGTGACCTAAGCGTCTGACAATGACCGGTGCACCGTGCAAATGAATCTCGGCCACTTCTTCGCCGGTATAACTATGTCCCGCTTCGAACCACATCACCAGGGCGCGATCCAGAATCTCGCCCTCCTCGCAGATGTTACGCAGGTAAGAATAACGCGAGCAAGGCAAGGGTCCTGCCAGGCGTTCGGCCGCAAACTTCGCGCCATCCCCGCTGATCCGAATAATGGAAACGCCACCCCGCCCAGGCGGAGTGGCTTCGGCAAAGATCAAGTCCATGGCTGCCTCGTCAGGCGTTCATTGAATCGAAGAATTCCGCGTTGGATTTCGTCTGCTTCAGTTTCGAGATCAGGAATTCGATGGCGTCCGTCGTGCCCATCGGGTTCAGGATCCGCCTCAGCAGATAGGTTTTCTGCAAATCCTTCGAATCGACCAGCAATTCTTCCTTGCGGGTGCCAGACTTGAGGATATCCATCGCCGGGAAGACGCGCTTGTCGGCCACCTTGCGGTCAAGGACGATCTCGCTGTTACCGGTGCCCTTGAATTCCTCGAAGATCACCTCGTCCATGCGTGATCCAGTATCGATCAGCGCCGTCGCGATGATGGTCAGCGATCCGCCTTCCTCGATATTCCGCGCCGCGCCAAAGAACCGCTTGGGCCGCTGCAAGGCGTTCGCATCGACGCCCCCTGTCAGAACCTTGCCCGAACTTGGGACAACGGTATTGAACGCCCTACCAAGTCTTGTGATAGAATCAAGCAAGATAACAACATCTCGTTTATGCTCGACAAGGCGCTTGGCTTTTTCGATGACCATTTCCGATACCGCGACGTGGCGGCTGGCCGGTTCGTCAAAGGTCGAGGACACGACCTCACCCTTGACCGACCGCTGCATGTCGGTCACCTCTTCGGGACGCTCGTCGATCAGTAGCACGATCAGATAGCATTCCGGATGGTTGCGCGCGATGGAATGGGCGATGTTCTGCAACAGCACCGTCTTGCCGGTACGAGGAGGGGCCACGATCAGCGACCGCTGCCCCTTGCCGATAGGCGACACCAGGTCGATGATCCGGGCCGAGCGGTCCTTGGTCGTCGGATCCTCGATTTCCATCTTCAACCGCTCGTCGGGGTAAAGCGGCGTCAGGTTGTCGAAGGCGACCTTGTGGCGGGCCTTTTCGGGATCTTCGAAATTGATCCGCTCGACCTTGGTCAGCGCGAAATAGCGTTCGTTTTCGCCAGGCGCACGGATCACCCCCTCGACCGTGTCGCCGGTGCGCAGGGCGTGCTGGCGGATCATGTCGGGGCTGACATAGATGTCATCGGGACCGGGCAGATAGTTGGCGGCGGTGGACCGCAGGAAGCCAAAACCGTCCTGCACGACCTCCAGCACGCCGTCGCCGCCGATGTCGAACCCTTCCTCGGCGTGCTCCTTGAGGATCGAGAACATCATCTCGCCCTTGCGCATGGTCGAGGCGTTCTCGATCTCCCATTCCTCGGCCAGGGACAGGAGTTCGGCCGGGCTTTTGGCCTTGAGTTCGGACAGGTTCAGGCGTTCTTCGGACATGATGGCACCGCAATCCCGCGCAGCATGGCCACACGGCTGGTCAGATGGGAATCGGGAAACCCCGTGCCGGACGGCCGGGCTTGTGCGTCACATAGACAGGCCCGCCGCCTGAGTCAATCTTTGCAGGTCAGAACTTGACGATCACAGACAGCACGATCACTGCCATCAGCAGCGTCGGCACTTCGTTCATCATGCGATAGCGCCGTCCCGGGTGCCCCCTGCCCGCCACCAGGGCACGCCGCTGACCCGCGCACCACATATGAAACCAGGTCATGCCCAGGACACCGGCGGCCTTGGTCCAGGGCCAGACCATCGACCAGTCGACGATGCCGGGTGTCAGGACCAGTGTCAGTCCGCTGAGCCAGGTGGCGATCATCGCCGGGTTCATGATCAGGCGCAGCAGCTTGTCTTCCATGATGGTGAAGCTGCCTGCGGGTTCGGGCGTCCCGCCCCGTTCCGCGTGATAGACGAACAACCGTGGCAGATAGAACAACCCTGCCATCCAGGAAATCACCGCCATGACGTGAAACGCCTTGGCATAGGGATAGATCACCAAAAGCCAATCCAGCATCGCTGTTCTTCTTCTTAAATAGAAAGAAAGATAAAGGATGATGTTGATGTAGGGCCTGTGGACAGTGGGATAAAGCAGAAATTCCAAGATTCTCCCCCGGATCTGCTGGATGTGGATAATTCCGGGACGAAGGTGTCAAAAAAAGAAATAGTCATTATTTGTCAGCGTTATAAGATGTGGATAAATCTGTGGAGACGGTTGTCGTGGCGTGTTTTTCCACAGATCCGCCGGCGCAGATCCGGCAGTTATGCACCTGGGTGCGTATCGCGGCTGTTCGACGGATGTTCCGGTCCGATTGTAGCCACTTGCCCCTGCACTGGATCCTGCCCCCATGATTCGACCCGATTCCCCCCGGCTGTTATCCACAGCCCTGCTGGCGCACTGGCCATCCTGTTGCAAAAGGGCGCTTTTTTTCATGGCCGCCAGGATTTAGGGTAAAGCGAGCCAAGGGATGCCCGCCATGACCGACGATCAGCCAAGCCACCCTGCCCATGTTCCACTTGCCGGGGTGATCGGAATGCCGATTGCCCATTCCCGGTCGCCCCGCCTGCACGGCCACTGGCTGCGCCGCTATGGCATTGCCGGTCACTACATCCCCATGCCCGTCATGCCCGAACACCTGGCCGAGGTTCTGCGCGCCTTGCCCCGGCTGGGCTTCGTGGGGATCAACGTCACCATTCCCCATAAGCAGGCCGTGCTGACCCTGGCCGATGCCGTGACTGATCGTGCGGCGCTGATCGGGGCGGCCAATACGCTGATCTTCCGACCGGACGGCAAGATCCATGCGGACAATACGGACGGCTATGGCTTCGTGGCCAACCTGCGCCAGAACGCGCACGGCTGGCAGGCCGATGCCGGACCCGCCGCCGTGATCGGCGCGGGGGGCGCCGCACGGGCAGTTGTGGCCTCGCTTCTGGACAGCGGCGTCAAGGAACTGCGGATCACCAACCGGACCCGCATCCGGTCGGAACAGATCAAGGCCGAGTTCGGTGCCCGCCTGATTGTCTATGACTGGGCACAGGCGGGCAATATGCTGCAAGGCGCCGCCACTGTCGTGAACGCCACATCCCTGGGGATGGAGGGAAAGCAGCCCCTGTGCGTGCCGCTGGACGCCTTGTCGCCGGACGCCTTGGTCACGGATCTGGTCTATACGCCGTTGATGACGCCCTTTCTGCTGGAAGCGCAGGCGCGGGGATGCCGGGTGGTCGATGGGTTGGGAATGCTGCTGCATCAGGCAGCCCCCGGGTTCGAACGCTGGTTCGGCCGCCGGCCCGAGGTTGACGACGAAACCCGCCGGGTCGTTCTGGAATGACCTTTCGCCTGGGCCTGACCGGCAGCATCGGCATGGGCAAATCCACGACCGCGCAAATCTTTCGCGACCTGGGACATCCGGTCTGGGACGCCGATGCGGCGGTCCATCGCCTTTATGCGCCGGGCGGCGCGGCGGTCGGCCCGGTGGCCGTGGCCTTTCCGGCGGCCCTGCGGGACGGCGGCATCGACCGTGCCACGCTGAAATCCGCGATTGCTGACGACCCGGCGGCACTGGACCACCTGTCGGCCATCGTTCATCCCCTTGTCGCGGCGGACCGCGAGGCCCATGTCGCCCGCCATGCCGACGCGCCCTTGGTCGTTCTGGATATTCCGCTGCTGTTCGAAAACGGGTATCAGGCACAGATGGACGGCGTGGCGGTGGTGTCCACGGATGCGCAAACCCAGCGGCGGCGGGTAATGGCCCGACCGGGGATGACGGAAGATATGCTGGCCTTGGTCCTGTCGCGGCAGATGCCCGATGCGGAAAAACGGGCACGGGCCGACTGGATCATTCCAACCGACAGCCCAGAAGGCGCCCGCCAGGCCGTCGAGGACATTGTGAAGGAGATCGCCGCCCGTGCGTGAGATCGTGATGGATACCGAAACCACGGGTTTCGACGCGGACAAGGACGACCGCATCGTCGAAATCGGCGGGATCGAGCTGGTGAACCACTTGCCCACCGGGCGGGTTTTCCATGTCTATATCAACCCCGAACGCCCCATGCCCAAGGACGCATTCGAAGTGCATGGCCTGGGCGACGACTTCCTGCGCGACAAGCCGAAATTCGCCGATATCGTCCAGGGCTTTGTGGATTTCATCGGCGACGACGCGCGCCTGGTGATCCACAATGCCAGCTTCGACATGAAATTTCTGAATGCCGAATTCCGCCGCCTGGGCCGCCCTGCCCTGCCCTGGTCGCGTGCCTTGGACACCCTGGCCCTGGCGCGGGAAAAATTTCCCGGCTCGCCCGCGTCGCTGGACGCGCTGTGCCGCCGCTTTGGCGTGGACAACTCCAACCGGCAGCGGCACGGGGCGCTGCTGGACAGCGAATTGCTGGCCGAGGTTTATCTGGAACTGATCGGCGGCAGGCAGCCCGACCTGGTGCTGGACCAGCCCCGCGACAGCGTTGCCAGCGCCGGGCCGCAAGGCGGCACCGGCACCCGCGCCGCGCGCCGCGCGCCATTGCCCCCGCGCCTGACCCCGGCCGAGGCCGAGGCCCATGCCGAATTTGTCGCAGGGCTGGGCGAAAGCGCGATCTGGGCACGCTATACAGGTTGACAGATCCGCTTGCCGGTGACGCCATGGTGCTGGGCCGATCACAAGGGCGAAGGTGCCGATGCTGACCATGCTGCGCGAGATCTGGGCCTTTGTGGCGGCGGTTCTGGAACGCATGGACAAGATCCACATGGGCCTGATCGCCGCAGGCGTGGCTTTCTACGCCATGTTCGCGGTCTTTCCGGGCCTCGCCGCCATTATCGCCCTGTGGAGCCTTTGGTTCGATCCGAACGTGATCACGGCCTATCTGGATGTGGCGCATGAATTCCTGCCCGACGGCGCCGCGGACCTGATCG harbors:
- the coaE gene encoding dephospho-CoA kinase (Dephospho-CoA kinase (CoaE) performs the final step in coenzyme A biosynthesis.) — protein: MTFRLGLTGSIGMGKSTTAQIFRDLGHPVWDADAAVHRLYAPGGAAVGPVAVAFPAALRDGGIDRATLKSAIADDPAALDHLSAIVHPLVAADREAHVARHADAPLVVLDIPLLFENGYQAQMDGVAVVSTDAQTQRRRVMARPGMTEDMLALVLSRQMPDAEKRARADWIIPTDSPEGARQAVEDIVKEIAARA
- a CDS encoding shikimate dehydrogenase; amino-acid sequence: MTDDQPSHPAHVPLAGVIGMPIAHSRSPRLHGHWLRRYGIAGHYIPMPVMPEHLAEVLRALPRLGFVGINVTIPHKQAVLTLADAVTDRAALIGAANTLIFRPDGKIHADNTDGYGFVANLRQNAHGWQADAGPAAVIGAGGAARAVVASLLDSGVKELRITNRTRIRSEQIKAEFGARLIVYDWAQAGNMLQGAATVVNATSLGMEGKQPLCVPLDALSPDALVTDLVYTPLMTPFLLEAQARGCRVVDGLGMLLHQAAPGFERWFGRRPEVDDETRRVVLE
- the dnaQ gene encoding DNA polymerase III subunit epsilon — encoded protein: MREIVMDTETTGFDADKDDRIVEIGGIELVNHLPTGRVFHVYINPERPMPKDAFEVHGLGDDFLRDKPKFADIVQGFVDFIGDDARLVIHNASFDMKFLNAEFRRLGRPALPWSRALDTLALAREKFPGSPASLDALCRRFGVDNSNRQRHGALLDSELLAEVYLELIGGRQPDLVLDQPRDSVASAGPQGGTGTRAARRAPLPPRLTPAEAEAHAEFVAGLGESAIWARYTG